One Solanum lycopersicum chromosome 2, SLM_r2.1 genomic region harbors:
- the TM-1 gene encoding toMV resistance protein Tm-1(GCR237) isoform X1 — MATAQSNSPRVFCIGTADTKFDELRFLSEHVRSSLNSFSNKSSFKVGVTVVDVSTSRKETNSCADFDFVPSKDVLSCYARGEGTVGRFPDIRGQAIAIMNKALETFLSKANGEQNLAGVIGLGGSGGTSLLSSAFRSLPIGIPKVIISTVASGQTESYIGISDLVLFPSVVDICGINNVSKVVLSNAGAAFAGMVIGRLESSKEHSITNGKFTVGVTMFGVTTPCVNAVKERLVKEGYETLVFHATGVGGRAMEDLVRGGFIQGVLDITTTEVADYVVGGVMACDSSRFDAILEKKIPLVLSVGALDMVNFGPKTTIPPEFQQRKIHQHNEQVSLMRTTVGENKKFAAFIAEKLNKASSSVCVCLPEKGVSALDAPGKDFYDPEATSCLTHELQMLLENNERCQVKVYPYHINDVEFANALVDSFLEMSPKSGHVECQTAESKSIQGIQNVNAVLEKYPSCNGKNFSRLNDFPNAKPETLQKRIVILQKLKDQISKGKPIIGAGAGTGISAKFEEAGGVDLIVLYNSGRFRMAGRGSLAGLLPFADANAIVLEMANEVLPVVKEVAVLAGVCATDPFRRMDNFLKQLESVGFCGVQNFPTVGLFDGNFRQNLEETGMGYGLEVEMIATAHRMGLLTTPYAFCPDEAVAMAEAGADIIVAHMGLTTSGSIGAKTAVSLEESVTCVQAIADATHRINPDAIVLCHGGPISSPEEAAYVLKRTTGVHGFYGASSMERLPVEQAITATVQQYKSISME; from the exons ATGGCAACTGCACAGAGTAATTCTCCTCGAGTTTTCTGTATCGGAACAGCTGATACTAAATTCGACGAGCTTCGTTTCCTCTCCGAGCATGTGAGATCCAGTCTTAACAGCTTCTCCAATAAATCCTCATTCAAG GTAGGAGTGACAGTTGTTGATGTCTCAACCAGCCGGAAGGAGACAAATAGTTGTgctgattttgattttgtacCGAGTAAGGATGTGCTGTCATGCTATGCACGAGGGGAAGGAACTGTGGGCAGGTTTCCAGATATTAGAGGCCAAGCTATTGCAATCATGAACAAAGCTCTGGAAACTTTCCTAAGTAAAGCTAATGGTGAACAGAATCTTGCTGGAGTGATTGGCCTTGGGGGTAGTGGAGGAACATCTCTATTGTCATCTGCCTTCCGATCTCTTCCAATTGGGATCCCAAAAGTTATAATATCTACAGTTGCCAGTGGCCAAACTGAATCTTATATTGGAATATCAGACTTGGTATTGTTTCCTTCAGTTGTAGATATTTGTGGGATTAACAATGTTAGTAAGGTTGTTCTATCTAATGCGGGTGCAGCATTTGCTGGAATGGTGATTGGAAGGCTTGAAAGTTCAAAAGAGCATAGCATCACTAATGGAAAGTTTACAGTTGGTGTAACTATGTTTGGGGTTACGACTCCTTGTGTTAATGCTGTCAAAGAAAGATTAGTGAAAGAAGGATATGAGACTTTGGTGTTCCATGCCACGGGTGTCGGGGGCAGGGCCATGGAGGATCTTGTTAGAGGAGGTTTTATACAG GGTGTGCTGGATATTACGACAACTGAGGTTGCAGATTACGTAGTTGGAGGAGTAATGGCATGTGATAGTTCCCGATTTGATGCAATATTAGAGAAGAAAATTCCTTTGGTTCTGAGTGTGGGAGCACTGGATATGGTGAATTTTGGTCCTAAAACTACCATACCTCCTGAGTTTCAGCAAAGAAAGATTCATCAACATAATGAGCAG GTTTCCCTAATGCGTACTACAGTAggtgaaaataagaaatttgcTGCATTTATAGCAGAAAAGTTGAACAAGGCATCATCAAGTGTATGTGTTTGCTTGCCAGAGAAAGGCGTGTCTGCATTGGATGCACCCGGGAAAGACTTTTATGATCCTGAGGCAACTAGTTGTCTTACACATGAACTACAGATGCTTCTTGAAAATAATGAACGTTGTCAG GTTAAGGTCTACCCTTACCATATCAATGATGTGGAGTTTGCAAATGCTTTAGTTGATTCATTTTTGGAAATGTCTCCGAAATCTGGACACGTAGAATGTCAGACAGCTGAGTCCAAATCTATACAAGGCATTCAGAATGTTAATGCTGTTCTAGAGAAATATCCCTCATGCAACGGGAAAAACTTTTCTCGCCTGAATGACTTTCCAAATGCAAAACCAG AAACTTTGCAGAAAAGAATTGTGATACTGCAGAAATTGAAAGATCAAATAAGTAAGGGCAAGCCTATTATTGGGGCTGGTGCTGGTACAGGTATTTCTGCTAAGTTTGAGGAAGCTGGTGGTGTAGATTTGATTGTCTTGTACAACTCAGGGCGCTTTAGGATGGCAGGAAGGGGATCCTTAGCTGGTCTATTGCCCTTTGCTGATGCAAATGCCATTGTACTTGAGATGGCCAACGAAGTATTGCCT GTGGTTAAGGAAGTGGCAGTTCTGGCTGGAGTTTGTGCTACTGATCCTTTCCGCAGGATGGACAACTTCCTGAAGCAGTTGGAATCTGTTGGATTCTGTGGGGTGCAAAACTTTCCAACTGTTGGTCTGTTTGACGGTAACTTCAGACAAAATTTGGAAGAGACTGGAATGGGTTATGG CTTGGAGGTTGAGATGATTGCAACAGCTCATAGGATGGGCCTTTTGACAACCCCATATGCTTTCTGCCCAGATGAAGCAGTTGCTATGGCAGAAGCTGGTGCCGACATCATAGTTGCTCATATGGGGCTTACAACATCTGGTTCAATTGGTGCAAAAACAGCTGTATCATTGGAGGAAAGTGTAACTTGCGTCCAAGCTATTGCAGATGCTACTCATAGGATAAATCCTGATGCAATTGTGCTCTGCCATGGAG GCCCTATATCTTCCCCTGAAGAAGCAGCATATGTACTGAAGAGAACCACAGGAGTTCATGGATTTTATGGCGCTTCAAGCATGGAAAGACTACCAGTTGAGCAAGCTATAACTGCAACTGTCCAACAGTACAAGTCTATATCTATGGAGTGA
- the LOC101244925 gene encoding protein HYPER-SENSITIVITY-RELATED 4 — MSSSAESKMALAKTVLSTVGSVAATTMVVRTVANELLPQELYDYLFFGLKNLFSRFSNQLTMVIDEIDGLVNNEIYEAAEMYLGNKLSTNTRRVKISKPEKEKRFNITLEHDEEVTDVYSGQKFQWVWLSKKVESRDFYNPRSMNSTLRSEVRSFELTFHKKNKELVLNSYLPYIIGEAKLRELENRAIKIHTVDYQSIYNLHDIWEAINLDHPATFETLAMDSEVKDKIIKDLDRFVKRKDYYRKVGKAWKRGYLMYGPPGTGKSSLVAAMANYLNFDIYDLELTEVMRNSDLRRLLVATANKSILVVEDIDCTIDLQTNLANRTNDSPPDGSNQQETKVTLSGLLNFIDGLWSSCGDERIIIFTTNHIEKLDPALLRPGRMDMHIHLSYCTPSGFRLLAANYLETREHKLFKQIEELVETALVTPAQVAEQLLKEDEVDVSLDGLISFLHVKIKEKEEAKSKKVEATELDTNEKKISDEKGIEENLEEKKITNEK; from the exons ATGTCTTCTTCTGCAGAATCGAAAATGGCACTTGCCAAGACCGTCTTATCTACAGTAGGCTCTGTTGCTGCAACAACCATGGTTGTTCGGACCGTTGCAAATGAGTTGCTGCCGCAAGAATTGTATGATTATCTCTTCTTTGGCCTCAAAAACCTCTTCAGCAGGTTCTCAAATCAGCTAACAATGGTAATTGACGAAATTGATGGCTTGGTCAACAATGAAATCTATGAAGCAGCTGAAATGTACTTGGGTAACAAGTTGTCAACCAACACCAGGCGAGTCAAAATCAGCAAGCCTGAGAAGGAGAAACGGTTCAACATAACATTGGAACACGACGAGGAGGTGACAGATGTTTACAGTGGGCAGAAATTCCAGTGGGTTTGGCTTAGCAAAAAAGTAGAATCTCGAGACTTTTATAATCCCAGAAGCATGAATTCCACTTTAAGATCTGAGGTCAGATCCTTTGAGCTCACATTTCACAAGAAAAACAAGGAACTTGTCCTTAATTCATACTTGCCTTACATCATAGGAGAGGCAAAACTGAGAGAACTCGAAAACAGGGCAATCAAGATTCACACTGTGGATTACCAATCCATTTATAATTTACATGATATATGGGAGGCGATCAATCTTGATCACCCGGCAACCTTTGAGACTCTGGCAATGGACTCAGAGGTGAAAGACAAAATTATAAAGGATTTAGACAGATTTGTGAAGAGAAAAGATTATTATAGGAAAGTAGGAAAAGCATGGAAAAGAGGATACTTGATGTATGGTCCTCCAGGGACAGGAAAATCCAGTTTGGTCGCTGCTATGGCTAATTACTTGAACTTTGATATATATGATTTGGAGTTGACTGAGGTGATGAGAAACTCTGATTTAAGACGGCTGCTTGTGGCCACGGCTAATAAGTCCATCTTGGTGGTCGAAGACATTGACTGTACCATTGATTTGCAAACTAATTTGGCTAATCGAACAAATGATTCTCCTCCAGATGGTTCTAATCAACAAGAAACCAAG GTAACATTATCTGGTTTATTGAATTTCATCGATGGATTATGGTCGAGCTGTGGTGACGAAAGGATCATAATTTTCACAACAAATCACATAGAAAAGCTTGACCCTGCATTGTTAAGGCCTGGCAGGATGGACATGCACATTCATTTGTCATATTGTACTCCCAGTGGCTTCAGGCTTCTTGCTGCTAATTACCTGGAAACTAGAGAGCACAAATTGTTCAAACAAATTGAAGAACTCGTAGAAACTGCGCTGGTGACGCCAGCCCAGGTGGCTGAGCaactgttgaaggaagatgaggTTGATGTTTCACTTGATGGCTTAATTAGTTTTCTACACGTAAAGATTAAGGAAAAGGAAGAAGCCAAGTCTAAGAAAGTAGAGGCAACAGAATTGGATACAAATGAGAAGAAGATAAGTGATGAAAAAGGAATTGAAGAAAacttagaagaaaaaaagattacTAATGAGAAGTAA
- the TM-1 gene encoding toMV resistance protein Tm-1(GCR237) (The RefSeq protein has 2 substitutions compared to this genomic sequence), translating to MATAQSNSPRVFCIGTADTKFDELRFLSEHVRSSLNSFSNKSSFKVGVTVVDVSTSRKETNSCADFDFVPSKDVLSCYARGEGTVGRFPDIRGQAIAIMNKALETFLSKANGEQNLAGVIGLGGSGGTSLLSSAFRSLPIGIPKVIISTVASGQTESYIGTSDLVLFPSVVDICGINNVSKVVLSNAGAAFAGMVIGRLESSKEHSITNGKFTVGVTMFGVTTPCVNAVKERLVKEGYETLVFHATGVGGRAMEDLVRGGFIQGVLDITTTEVADYVVGGVMACDSSRFDAILEKKIPLVLSVGALDMVNFGPKTTIPPEFQQRKIHQHNEQVSLMHTTVGENKKFAAFIAEKLNKASSSVCVCLPEKGVSALDAPGKDFYDPEATSCLTHELQMLLENNERCQVKVYPYHINDVEFANALVDSFLEMSPKSGHVECQTAESKSIQGIQNVNAVLEKYPSCNGKNFSRLNDFPNAKPETLQKRIVILQKLKDQISKGKPIIGAGAGTGISAKFEEAGGVDLIVLYNSGRFRMAGRGSLAGLLPFADANAIVLEMANEVLPVVKEVAVLAGVCATDPFRRMDNFLKQLESVGFCGVQNFPTVGLFDGNFRQNLEETGMGYGLEVEMIATAHRMGLLTTPYAFCPDEAVAMAEAGADIIVAHMGLTTSGSIGAKTAVSLEESVTCVQAIADATHRINPDAIVLCHGGPISSPEEAAYVLKRTTGVHGFYGASSMERLPVEQAITATVQQYKSISME from the exons ATGGCAACTGCACAGAGTAATTCTCCTCGAGTTTTCTGTATCGGAACAGCTGATACTAAATTCGACGAGCTTCGTTTCCTCTCCGAGCATGTGAGATCCAGTCTTAACAGCTTCTCCAATAAATCCTCATTCAAG GTAGGAGTGACAGTTGTTGATGTCTCAACCAGCCGGAAGGAGACAAATAGTTGTgctgattttgattttgtacCGAGTAAGGATGTGCTGTCATGCTATGCACGAGGGGAAGGAACTGTGGGCAGGTTTCCAGATATTAGAGGCCAAGCTATTGCAATCATGAACAAAGCTCTGGAAACTTTCCTAAGTAAAGCTAATGGTGAACAGAATCTTGCTGGAGTGATTGGCCTTGGGGGTAGTGGAGGAACATCTCTATTGTCATCTGCCTTCCGATCTCTTCCAATTGGGATCCCAAAAGTTATAATATCTACAGTTGCCAGTGGCCAAACTGAATCTTATATTGGAATATCAGACTTGGTATTGTTTCCTTCAGTTGTAGATATTTGTGGGATTAACAATGTTAGTAAGGTTGTTCTATCTAATGCGGGTGCAGCATTTGCTGGAATGGTGATTGGAAGGCTTGAAAGTTCAAAAGAGCATAGCATCACTAATGGAAAGTTTACAGTTGGTGTAACTATGTTTGGGGTTACGACTCCTTGTGTTAATGCTGTCAAAGAAAGATTAGTGAAAGAAGGATATGAGACTTTGGTGTTCCATGCCACGGGTGTCGGGGGCAGGGCCATGGAGGATCTTGTTAGAGGAGGTTTTATACAG GGTGTGCTGGATATTACGACAACTGAGGTTGCAGATTACGTAGTTGGAGGAGTAATGGCATGTGATAGTTCCCGATTTGATGCAATATTAGAGAAGAAAATTCCTTTGGTTCTGAGTGTGGGAGCACTGGATATGGTGAATTTTGGTCCTAAAACTACCATACCTCCTGAGTTTCAGCAAAGAAAGATTCATCAACATAATGAGCAG GTTTCCCTAATGCGTACTACAGTAggtgaaaataagaaatttgcTGCATTTATAGCAGAAAAGTTGAACAAGGCATCATCAAGTGTATGTGTTTGCTTGCCAGAGAAAGGCGTGTCTGCATTGGATGCACCCGGGAAAGACTTTTATGATCCTGAGGCAACTAGTTGTCTTACACATGAACTACAGATGCTTCTTGAAAATAATGAACGTTGTCAG GTTAAGGTCTACCCTTACCATATCAATGATGTGGAGTTTGCAAATGCTTTAGTTGATTCATTTTTGGAAATGTCTCCGAAATCTGGACACGTAGAATGTCAGACAGCTGAGTCCAAATCTATACAAGGCATTCAGAATGTTAATGCTGTTCTAGAGAAATATCCCTCATGCAACGGGAAAAACTTTTCTCGCCTGAATGACTTTCCAAATGCAAAACCAG AAACTTTGCAGAAAAGAATTGTGATACTGCAGAAATTGAAAGATCAAATAAGTAAGGGCAAGCCTATTATTGGGGCTGGTGCTGGTACAGGTATTTCTGCTAAGTTTGAGGAAGCTGGTGGTGTAGATTTGATTGTCTTGTACAACTCAGGGCGCTTTAGGATGGCAGGAAGGGGATCCTTAGCTGGTCTATTGCCCTTTGCTGATGCAAATGCCATTGTACTTGAGATGGCCAACGAAGTATTGCCT GTGGTTAAGGAAGTGGCAGTTCTGGCTGGAGTTTGTGCTACTGATCCTTTCCGCAGGATGGACAACTTCCTGAAGCAGTTGGAATCTGTTGGATTCTGTGGGGTGCAAAACTTTCCAACTGTTGGTCTGTTTGACGGTAACTTCAGACAAAATTTGGAAGAGACTGGAATGGGTTATGG CTTGGAGGTTGAGATGATTGCAACAGCTCATAGGATGGGCCTTTTGACAACCCCATATGCTTTCTGCCCAGATGAAGCAGTTGCTATGGCAGAAGCTGGTGCCGACATCATAGTTGCTCATATGGGGCTTACAACATCTGGTTCAATTGGTGCAAAAACAGCTGTATCATTGGAGGAAAGTGTAACTTGCGTCCAAGCTATTGCAGATGCTACTCATAGGATAAATCCTGATGCAATTGTGCTCTGCCATGGAG GCCCTATATCTTCCCCTGAAGAAGCAGCATATGTACTGAAGAGAACCACAGGAGTTCATGGATTTTATGGCGCTTCAAGCATGGAAAGACTACCAGTTGAGCAAGCTATAACTGCAACTGTCCAACAGTACAAGTCTATATCTATGGAGTGA